A window of the Motilibacter rhizosphaerae genome harbors these coding sequences:
- the efeB gene encoding iron uptake transporter deferrochelatase/peroxidase subunit: MGLSEDQQGQAPAGRGVSRRRLLGGAVGGGAGLLVGAAGGYGTARATTSSPVSAAPDVVPFYGEHQAGVVTPTQGRLAFAAFDVVTEDVQQLAAMLGRWSAAAALMTAGQSVGPVETAPQAPPVDTGEAVGLAPGRLTVTVGFGPSLFDDRFGLADRRPAALAPLPALPGDALEEARSGGDLCVQACSDDPQVAFHVIRNFARIGRGTVVLRWSQLGFGSTASTSTAQETPRNLFGFKDGTNNLKLEDRAAIDDAVWVGEESDQAWMRGGTYAVTRRIRMHIESWDADFLADQESVIGRHKLSGAPLGGSKETDVVDLAATKGGEPVIPAAAHVRLASPHTNGGIRILRRGYSYTDGIDAKTGELDAGLFFIAFQKDAHAQFVPLQRRLGQHDALNEYITHTSSALFACPPGLRAVGDWFGKGLLGDLVS, from the coding sequence GTGGGTCTCAGCGAGGACCAGCAGGGTCAGGCCCCCGCCGGGCGGGGTGTGTCGCGGCGGCGGCTGCTCGGCGGTGCGGTCGGCGGTGGCGCCGGCCTGCTCGTGGGCGCGGCCGGGGGGTACGGCACGGCGCGGGCCACGACGTCGTCGCCGGTGTCGGCTGCTCCTGACGTCGTGCCGTTCTACGGCGAGCACCAGGCCGGCGTCGTCACGCCGACGCAGGGCCGGCTCGCGTTCGCGGCCTTCGACGTCGTCACCGAGGACGTCCAGCAGCTCGCCGCGATGCTCGGCCGGTGGTCGGCCGCGGCCGCGCTGATGACGGCCGGGCAGAGCGTCGGGCCCGTCGAGACCGCGCCGCAGGCGCCGCCCGTCGACACGGGCGAGGCGGTCGGGCTCGCGCCCGGGCGGCTCACGGTCACCGTGGGGTTCGGGCCGTCGCTCTTCGACGACCGCTTCGGGCTCGCCGACCGGCGGCCCGCGGCGCTCGCGCCGCTGCCCGCGCTGCCCGGCGACGCGCTGGAGGAGGCGCGCAGCGGCGGGGACCTCTGCGTCCAGGCCTGCTCGGACGACCCGCAGGTCGCCTTCCACGTCATCCGCAACTTCGCGCGCATCGGCCGGGGCACCGTCGTGCTGCGCTGGTCGCAGCTGGGCTTCGGCAGCACGGCGTCGACCAGCACTGCGCAGGAGACGCCGCGCAACCTGTTCGGGTTCAAGGACGGGACCAACAACCTCAAGCTCGAGGACCGGGCCGCGATCGACGACGCGGTGTGGGTCGGCGAGGAGAGCGACCAGGCGTGGATGCGGGGCGGGACGTACGCCGTCACCCGCCGCATCCGCATGCACATCGAGTCGTGGGACGCGGACTTCCTCGCCGACCAGGAGTCCGTCATCGGTCGGCACAAGCTGAGCGGCGCTCCGCTCGGGGGCTCGAAGGAGACCGACGTGGTCGACCTCGCGGCCACCAAGGGCGGCGAGCCGGTCATCCCGGCGGCCGCGCACGTGCGGCTCGCCAGCCCGCACACGAACGGCGGGATCCGCATCCTGCGCCGCGGCTACTCCTACACCGACGGCATCGACGCGAAGACCGGCGAGCTCGACGCGGGGTTGTTCTTCATCGCGTTCCAGAAGGACGCGCACGCGCAGTTCGTCCCGCTGCAGCGCCGGCTCGGCCAGCACGACGCGCTGAACGAGTACATCACCCACACCAGCAGTGCCCTGTTCGCCTGCCCTCCCGGGCTCCGCGCGGTCGGCGACTGGTTCGGCAAGGGACTGCTCGGCGACCTCGTGTCCTGA
- the efeO gene encoding iron uptake system protein EfeO, with amino-acid sequence MKIRAVHARAAALVAPLALLAACGGSGSGSDAASASAGPAAASGSASGSASGSGSASGDVQLVLTADGCAPTPSPVRSGPVTFHVTNKDATAVSEIELRSGARILGEKENLAPGFSGSFSLDLGAGDYVVHCPGATHDTAPFQVTGARASTGATDATSLLAQGTKDYAAYVKTQVDGLVTATAPFAAAVQRGDLAAARTQYAKARVFYERIEPVAESFVSGSSNLDADIDARAGDVPAAQWRGFHVLEKAIFKDRSLKGMAPVAATLVSNVTKLKTLVAGVQYQPAELANGAVGLLDEVSKNKVTGEEERYSHVDLVDFSGNVEGAEQAFASLQPALATISPDVAKTVAARFAAIDALLDQHRDARQPGGFVLYTSLTPAQVRALAQAVHAVAEPLSTVAAKVVGA; translated from the coding sequence GTGAAGATCCGCGCTGTGCACGCCCGCGCCGCCGCCCTCGTCGCTCCCCTCGCCCTGCTCGCCGCCTGCGGCGGGTCCGGCTCCGGCAGCGACGCCGCCTCCGCCAGTGCCGGTCCGGCGGCGGCGTCGGGGTCGGCGTCCGGGTCGGCGTCCGGCTCAGGGTCCGCGTCCGGTGACGTGCAGCTCGTGCTCACCGCCGACGGGTGCGCGCCCACGCCGTCCCCGGTGCGCTCCGGGCCCGTGACCTTCCACGTGACCAACAAGGACGCGACCGCGGTCAGCGAGATCGAGCTGCGCTCGGGCGCGCGGATCCTCGGGGAGAAGGAGAACCTCGCCCCCGGCTTCTCCGGCTCGTTCTCGCTCGACCTCGGCGCGGGCGACTACGTCGTCCACTGCCCTGGAGCGACGCACGACACGGCGCCGTTCCAGGTGACGGGGGCGCGCGCCTCGACCGGCGCGACCGACGCGACGTCCCTGCTGGCGCAGGGCACGAAGGACTACGCCGCGTACGTCAAGACCCAGGTCGACGGGCTGGTCACCGCGACCGCGCCGTTCGCGGCGGCCGTCCAGCGCGGGGACCTCGCCGCCGCGCGGACGCAGTACGCGAAGGCCCGCGTGTTCTACGAGCGCATCGAGCCGGTGGCCGAGAGCTTCGTCAGCGGCAGCAGCAACCTCGACGCCGACATCGACGCGCGGGCCGGCGACGTCCCGGCGGCGCAGTGGCGCGGGTTCCACGTGCTGGAGAAGGCCATCTTCAAGGACCGGTCGCTGAAGGGCATGGCCCCGGTGGCGGCCACCCTGGTGTCGAACGTCACGAAGCTGAAGACCCTCGTCGCCGGTGTCCAGTACCAGCCGGCCGAGCTGGCCAACGGCGCGGTCGGGCTGCTCGACGAGGTGTCGAAGAACAAGGTGACCGGCGAGGAGGAGCGGTACTCGCACGTGGACCTCGTCGACTTCTCCGGCAACGTGGAGGGCGCGGAGCAGGCGTTCGCGTCGCTGCAGCCGGCGCTCGCGACGATCTCGCCCGATGTCGCGAAGACCGTCGCCGCGCGCTTCGCCGCGATCGACGCGCTGCTCGACCAGCACCGCGACGCGCGGCAGCCGGGCGGCTTCGTGCTCTACACCTCGCTGACGCCGGCGCAGGTACGCGCGCTGGCGCAGGCCGTGCACGCCGTCGCCGAGCCGCTCTCGACGGTGGCCGCCAAGGTCGTCGGGGCGTAG
- the efeU gene encoding iron uptake transporter permease EfeU, giving the protein MLATFVIGLREGLEAALIVGLVAAFLRRNGRLDALRWVWAGVGAAAALCVAVAVALQVVSAELPQRAQEGLETVIGVVAVVAVTWMLLWMRTHARGLKGDLESAAGAALASGSVRALVGMAFLAVLREGLETAVFLLAAFNASGSPATAGTGALLGLAAATALGWGIYRGGVRIDVGRVFRVTGVVLAVVAAGLVVTALHTAHEAGWLLAGQAQALDLSWLVRPGTVLSSLLTGVLGLQPRPTVVEVVGWVAYLVPVLLVITRPPTPQRRPVPRRALGLAAAALAVLALAGAGAARLAAPASPSAQPGPTTLAGTDATVWSSGTLRHDVAAPALPVPPRPEGLRRTGTAERAGVTTDVWTGTVPSAAADGLPRTLTLTDLQAVGGGRLPLGLSVRAGQAVPVTYAAASTVTYWVEPRTGDVVDVAQTVRVTASSGTSALGTVLDRSLSAPAAERDAAAARARHDLATLDRADLLGSSLPLALVLLAAAAAGTAGLLLAPLLRRRSERVPDPVTA; this is encoded by the coding sequence ATGCTCGCCACGTTCGTCATCGGCCTGCGCGAGGGGCTCGAGGCCGCGCTGATCGTGGGGCTCGTCGCCGCGTTCCTCCGGCGCAACGGCCGGCTCGACGCCCTGCGCTGGGTGTGGGCCGGGGTCGGTGCGGCCGCCGCGCTGTGCGTCGCCGTCGCCGTCGCACTGCAGGTCGTCTCGGCCGAGCTGCCGCAGCGGGCGCAGGAGGGGCTCGAGACCGTCATCGGCGTCGTGGCCGTCGTCGCGGTCACCTGGATGCTGCTGTGGATGCGCACGCACGCGCGCGGCCTCAAGGGCGACCTCGAGAGCGCCGCCGGCGCCGCGCTCGCGAGCGGCTCGGTCCGCGCGCTGGTCGGCATGGCCTTCCTCGCCGTGCTCCGCGAGGGCCTCGAGACCGCGGTCTTCCTGCTGGCGGCCTTCAACGCGAGCGGCAGCCCGGCGACGGCCGGCACCGGCGCCCTGCTCGGCCTGGCCGCGGCCACCGCCCTCGGGTGGGGCATCTACCGCGGCGGCGTCCGCATCGACGTCGGCCGCGTCTTCCGGGTGACCGGGGTCGTGCTCGCGGTCGTGGCCGCCGGACTCGTCGTCACCGCCCTCCACACCGCGCACGAGGCCGGCTGGCTGCTGGCCGGCCAGGCGCAGGCGCTCGACCTCAGCTGGCTCGTCCGACCCGGCACCGTGCTGTCCTCCCTGCTCACCGGCGTCCTCGGCCTGCAGCCGCGGCCGACGGTCGTCGAGGTGGTCGGCTGGGTCGCGTACCTCGTCCCGGTGCTGCTCGTCATCACTCGGCCCCCGACGCCGCAGCGCCGCCCGGTCCCTCGGCGCGCGCTCGGCCTGGCCGCCGCCGCCCTCGCCGTCCTCGCGCTGGCCGGCGCCGGCGCCGCCCGGCTCGCCGCCCCCGCCTCCCCCTCGGCGCAGCCGGGCCCCACCACGCTGGCCGGCACCGACGCGACCGTCTGGAGCTCGGGGACCCTGCGCCACGACGTCGCCGCCCCGGCGCTCCCCGTCCCCCCGCGCCCCGAGGGGCTGCGCCGCACCGGCACCGCTGAGCGCGCCGGCGTGACGACCGACGTCTGGACGGGCACGGTCCCGTCCGCCGCCGCGGACGGGCTGCCGCGCACGCTCACCCTGACCGACCTGCAGGCCGTCGGCGGTGGCCGGCTCCCCCTCGGCCTGAGCGTGCGCGCCGGGCAGGCCGTCCCCGTGACGTACGCCGCGGCGAGCACCGTGACGTACTGGGTCGAGCCGCGGACCGGCGACGTCGTCGACGTGGCGCAGACCGTGCGCGTCACCGCCTCGAGCGGCACGAGCGCGCTCGGGACCGTGCTCGACCGCTCCCTCTCCGCCCCCGCCGCCGAGCGCGACGCCGCCGCCGCACGGGCGCGGCACGACCTCGCGACGCTCGACCGCGCCGACCTGCTGGGCAGCTCGCTCCCGCTCGCCCTCGTGCTGCTCGCGGCCGCCGCCGCCGGGACCGCTGGCCTGCTGCTCGCCCCGCTGCTCCGGCGCCGGTCCGAGCGCGTGCCGGACCCCGTCACGGCCTGA
- a CDS encoding MarR family winged helix-turn-helix transcriptional regulator, translating to MDATAAFRLLVRVETELWNAVDGVLLDEVGLSLGRVESLSVISSTPGCRVQDLATAFSVTVGGVSKSVDRLEEAGLVERQPHPVDRRSSVLTLTPAGEEALARGRSVLERELAARMGALGAGEVEQLAGLLARLRP from the coding sequence GTGGACGCGACGGCTGCCTTCCGGCTGCTCGTCCGGGTGGAGACCGAGCTCTGGAACGCCGTCGACGGCGTCCTCCTCGACGAGGTCGGCCTCTCGCTCGGACGCGTGGAGTCCCTCTCCGTCATCAGCAGCACGCCGGGCTGCCGCGTGCAGGACCTCGCCACGGCCTTCTCGGTCACGGTCGGCGGGGTCAGCAAGAGCGTCGACCGGCTGGAGGAGGCGGGGCTCGTCGAGCGGCAGCCGCACCCGGTCGACCGCCGCTCGTCGGTCCTCACGCTCACGCCCGCGGGGGAGGAGGCGCTCGCCCGCGGCCGCTCCGTGCTCGAGCGCGAGCTGGCCGCGCGGATGGGCGCGCTCGGCGCCGGTGAGGTGGAGCAGCTGGCCGGGCTGCTCGCGCGCCTCAGGCCGTGA
- a CDS encoding alpha/beta hydrolase encodes MDAPTSTSTTSTSTTSTSTGAPRLDELPLPQRRPAFEALMTGLPVPDDVTATPTTLGGVPAYDVVLAGSGDATVLHLHGGAYVMGSARAAVRTAALLARQAGARAVALDYRLAPEHPHPAALEDALAGYRALLDSGVAAERLVLTGESAGGGLVLATLVAAVRAGLPVPAAAVVLSPWTDLTLSGASYVARQGLDPVLRTASIARDAIAYAADRRADPLVSPLLADLRGLPPLLVQVGSAEILLDDATQLAARAAEADVPVQLEVYPGATHVFQHGADGSGGTADEALARVGAFVRRLLPGEPLQRLG; translated from the coding sequence ATGGACGCCCCGACCAGCACCAGCACGACCAGCACCAGCACGACCAGCACCAGCACGGGCGCACCGAGGCTCGACGAGCTGCCGCTCCCGCAGCGCCGACCGGCCTTCGAGGCGCTGATGACCGGTCTGCCCGTCCCCGACGACGTCACCGCGACGCCGACGACGCTGGGCGGCGTCCCGGCGTACGACGTGGTGCTCGCGGGCTCGGGCGACGCGACCGTCCTGCACCTGCACGGCGGGGCCTACGTCATGGGGTCCGCGCGGGCCGCCGTCCGGACCGCCGCGCTGCTGGCCCGGCAAGCGGGGGCGCGGGCCGTCGCCCTCGACTACCGCCTGGCTCCCGAGCACCCGCACCCCGCAGCGCTCGAGGACGCCCTGGCGGGCTACCGCGCGCTGCTGGACTCGGGCGTCGCCGCCGAGCGCCTCGTGCTCACCGGCGAGTCGGCGGGTGGCGGGCTCGTGCTCGCGACGCTCGTCGCCGCCGTCCGCGCCGGTCTGCCCGTCCCCGCGGCCGCCGTCGTCCTCTCGCCGTGGACGGACCTCACGCTCTCGGGCGCGAGCTACGTCGCCCGGCAGGGGCTGGACCCCGTCCTGCGCACGGCCTCGATCGCCCGGGACGCCATCGCGTACGCCGCGGACCGTCGCGCCGACCCGCTGGTCAGCCCGCTGCTCGCGGACCTGCGCGGCCTGCCGCCGCTGCTCGTCCAGGTCGGCTCGGCCGAGATCCTGCTCGACGACGCCACGCAGCTGGCCGCCCGCGCTGCGGAGGCCGACGTCCCGGTGCAGCTGGAGGTCTACCCAGGGGCGACCCACGTCTTCCAGCACGGCGCAGACGGCAGCGGCGGCACGGCGGACGAGGCGCTCGCCCGGGTCGGGGCGTTCGTCCGGCGGCTACTGCCCGGCGAGCCGCTGCAGCGCCTCGGCTGA
- a CDS encoding N-acetylglucosamine kinase: MSAYLGIDGGGTKTALCVLSDEGEVLASTVAPSCYYLFSPEGPALVERVLGVAVPEVCAAAGMAVDAVAYVFAGLPAHGEVSRDVPAVDAAVGAALGHARYAVANDTVCAWAGSLAGADGINVVSGTGSITYGERAGRGVRVGGWGEAFGDEGSGHWVAVRGLQAFTKMADGRLPPGPLLDVLRARLGLGTDLDLVDVVLNRWQRDRREVAALSREVVAAAEEGDAAAAAILSDAADELVELVEATRRRLGFAQGEAVPVSWSGGMLSAALVREPFLSRLRARYPGYDARTPLHPPVVGAALHAAQLAGAPLSAEALQRLAGQ, from the coding sequence TTGAGCGCGTACCTCGGGATCGACGGGGGCGGCACCAAGACCGCGCTGTGCGTGCTGAGCGACGAGGGTGAGGTGCTCGCGAGCACGGTGGCGCCCAGCTGCTACTACCTGTTCTCCCCGGAGGGCCCCGCACTGGTCGAGCGGGTGCTCGGGGTGGCGGTGCCCGAGGTGTGCGCTGCCGCCGGCATGGCGGTCGACGCCGTCGCGTACGTGTTCGCCGGGCTCCCCGCCCACGGCGAGGTGAGCAGGGACGTGCCCGCGGTCGACGCGGCGGTCGGCGCCGCGCTCGGGCATGCGCGGTACGCCGTCGCCAACGACACCGTCTGCGCGTGGGCCGGCTCCCTCGCCGGCGCGGACGGCATCAACGTCGTCAGCGGCACCGGGTCCATCACGTACGGCGAGCGCGCGGGGCGCGGCGTGCGCGTCGGAGGGTGGGGCGAGGCGTTCGGGGACGAGGGCTCGGGGCACTGGGTGGCGGTCCGGGGCCTGCAGGCGTTCACGAAGATGGCGGACGGGCGCCTGCCGCCCGGTCCGCTGCTGGACGTGCTGCGCGCGCGGCTGGGCCTGGGCACGGACCTCGACCTCGTCGACGTGGTGCTCAACCGCTGGCAGCGCGACCGGCGCGAGGTCGCTGCGCTCTCCCGCGAGGTGGTGGCCGCGGCGGAGGAGGGGGACGCCGCGGCCGCCGCGATCCTGTCCGACGCAGCGGACGAGCTGGTCGAGCTCGTCGAGGCCACGCGCCGCCGGCTGGGCTTCGCGCAGGGCGAGGCCGTCCCCGTCTCCTGGTCCGGGGGGATGCTGTCCGCGGCGCTGGTGCGCGAGCCGTTCCTCTCGCGGCTCCGCGCGCGCTACCCCGGCTACGACGCGCGGACCCCGCTGCACCCGCCGGTGGTCGGCGCCGCCCTGCACGCCGCGCAGCTCGCCGGCGCGCCGCTCTCAGCCGAGGCGCTGCAGCGGCTCGCCGGGCAGTAG
- a CDS encoding SIS domain-containing protein yields MTTVDWTARGAAATAREIAQQPRLWREVAQDAERDRARTDAFLQPLLAQPDLRIVLTGAGTSAFAGGLIAPALARTLRRRVEAVPTTDVVSNPAEVFAEDVPTLLVSFARSGDSPESVAATALAEQCLSSVHHLVVTCNPEGRLAKEMAGAERSLVLQMPEAAHDEGFAMTSSFTCMVLATWLRLAGGDPGVGSAAAAAERLLAEHEDDLAALAARGYTRVVYLGSGPLTALAQESALKMLELTAGSVVAWFDSALGFRHGPKSVLDDETLTVVLVSTDAYTRQYDEDIAAELLRALDPKDVLVISAGSPSRLQAPQTWELPELAGASDVVAGLAYVVVAQLLALHTSLALGLTPDNPFPSGEVNRVVQGVTVHPLGGAGA; encoded by the coding sequence GTGACCACCGTCGACTGGACTGCCCGCGGGGCCGCCGCCACCGCCCGCGAGATCGCGCAGCAGCCCCGGTTGTGGCGCGAGGTGGCGCAGGACGCGGAGCGCGACCGTGCGCGGACCGACGCCTTCCTCCAGCCCCTGCTCGCGCAGCCCGACCTGCGGATCGTGCTCACCGGCGCCGGGACCTCCGCCTTCGCCGGCGGCCTCATCGCCCCGGCCCTCGCCCGCACCCTGCGCCGGCGGGTCGAGGCGGTGCCCACGACGGACGTCGTGTCGAACCCGGCCGAGGTGTTCGCCGAGGACGTGCCGACGCTGCTGGTCTCGTTCGCGCGCTCGGGCGACAGCCCGGAGAGCGTCGCGGCGACGGCGCTCGCCGAGCAGTGCCTCAGCTCGGTCCACCACCTGGTGGTGACGTGCAACCCGGAGGGCCGGCTCGCCAAGGAGATGGCCGGCGCGGAGCGCTCCCTCGTCCTGCAGATGCCGGAGGCGGCGCACGACGAGGGCTTCGCGATGACGAGCAGCTTCACCTGCATGGTGCTGGCGACGTGGCTGCGGCTGGCGGGCGGCGACCCGGGAGTCGGGAGTGCGGCCGCGGCGGCCGAGCGCCTCCTCGCCGAGCACGAGGACGACCTCGCCGCCCTCGCGGCGCGCGGCTACACCCGCGTCGTCTACCTCGGCTCGGGCCCGCTCACGGCGCTCGCCCAGGAGTCGGCGCTGAAGATGCTCGAGCTCACGGCCGGCTCGGTCGTCGCGTGGTTCGACTCGGCCCTCGGCTTCCGCCACGGGCCGAAGTCGGTGCTCGACGACGAGACGCTCACCGTCGTGCTGGTCTCCACCGACGCGTACACCCGGCAGTACGACGAGGACATCGCCGCGGAGCTGCTGCGCGCGCTCGACCCGAAGGACGTCCTCGTCATCAGCGCCGGCAGCCCGTCGCGGCTCCAGGCGCCGCAGACGTGGGAGCTGCCGGAGCTCGCCGGTGCGAGCGACGTCGTCGCCGGGCTCGCGTACGTCGTGGTGGCCCAGCTGCTCGCGCTGCACACGTCGCTGGCGCTCGGGCTGACCCCGGACAACCCGTTCCCGTCGGGCGAGGTCAACCGGGTCGTGCAGGGCGTCACCGTGCACCCGCTCGGCGGGGCGGGAGCTTGA
- a CDS encoding carbohydrate ABC transporter permease produces MKRSQLLRRVSVGLILVWSLIPIYWAINISLQKESQARSKPSHYLPPTPTLGNYRALLTGSGDVAQQIRRSSVNIVVECGAATIVTVLLATLAAYAFARMPFRGRNLLFYSVLATMAFPSYTTLIPLYRIMTDLGLVNTYTGIVLVYVSGFLPLATWVLHNYFASLPVSIEEAGLVDGANRLQVLWHVLLPLARPGIISTALITFLFAWAQFLFPLVLSTDISTQPLTVTIASLQGRHVVPSTLLNAAGVLAIAVPAALALAFNRYIVSGLLAGSTK; encoded by the coding sequence GTGAAGCGGTCCCAGCTGCTCCGCCGCGTCTCGGTCGGGCTCATCCTCGTCTGGTCGCTCATCCCGATCTACTGGGCGATCAACATCTCCCTGCAGAAGGAGTCCCAGGCCCGCTCGAAGCCCAGCCACTACCTCCCCCCGACCCCGACCCTCGGCAACTACCGGGCGCTGCTGACGGGCAGTGGGGACGTCGCCCAGCAGATCCGCCGATCCTCGGTGAACATCGTCGTCGAGTGCGGTGCGGCGACGATCGTCACGGTGCTGCTCGCGACGCTCGCGGCGTACGCCTTCGCCCGCATGCCGTTCCGCGGGCGGAACCTGCTGTTCTACAGCGTGCTCGCGACGATGGCGTTCCCGTCCTACACGACGCTGATCCCGCTCTACCGGATCATGACCGACCTCGGGCTGGTCAACACGTACACCGGGATCGTCCTCGTCTACGTCTCCGGCTTCCTCCCGCTGGCGACCTGGGTGCTGCACAACTACTTCGCGAGCCTGCCGGTGAGCATCGAGGAGGCCGGGCTGGTCGACGGGGCCAACCGGCTGCAGGTGCTGTGGCACGTGCTGCTGCCGCTCGCCCGGCCCGGGATCATCTCCACCGCGCTCATCACGTTCCTCTTCGCGTGGGCGCAGTTCCTCTTCCCGCTCGTGCTGTCCACCGACATCAGCACCCAGCCGCTGACGGTGACGATCGCCTCGCTGCAGGGCCGGCACGTCGTGCCGAGCACGCTGCTCAACGCGGCGGGCGTCCTCGCGATCGCCGTACCCGCGGCCCTGGCGCTCGCCTTCAACCGCTACATCGTGAGCGGCCTCCTGGCGGGTAGTACCAAGTGA
- a CDS encoding carbohydrate ABC transporter permease, with amino-acid sequence MATATEEPPPPARRRRRRGPDLLPYVLVAPVAAFIVCLAIVPAVFTVVKSFYRVDELDPPERFVGFGNFTSLFHDSAVVSSTENTLLYVLVGVALSTVLGIAMAVTLQRPFRGRSMVIAVLILPWALPGIVEGILWTGIFDPNAGLLNSVLTSLHLTSDYHVLLGQDRLLTIALIELVQVWQITPLSALLVLAALQLIPGELYEAAEIDGASPWKSFLRITLPLARPGVAVAMVQAVIATLNVFDQPYVLNGAASTGASLTMQTYFISFENLDFGTGYALSLLITLVTLLFSVLVVRFVYRRVEL; translated from the coding sequence GTGGCGACCGCGACCGAGGAGCCCCCACCACCGGCGCGGCGACGCCGCCGGCGCGGCCCGGACCTGCTGCCGTACGTGCTGGTGGCGCCGGTCGCCGCCTTCATCGTCTGCCTCGCGATCGTCCCCGCGGTGTTCACGGTGGTGAAGTCCTTCTACCGCGTCGACGAGCTCGACCCGCCGGAGCGCTTCGTCGGCTTCGGGAACTTCACCTCGCTCTTCCACGACAGCGCCGTCGTGAGCAGCACCGAGAACACCCTGCTGTACGTCCTGGTCGGCGTCGCGCTCTCGACCGTGCTGGGGATCGCGATGGCGGTGACGCTGCAGCGGCCGTTCCGCGGCCGCAGCATGGTGATCGCCGTCCTGATCCTGCCGTGGGCGCTGCCGGGCATCGTCGAGGGGATCCTCTGGACGGGGATCTTCGACCCGAACGCGGGCCTGCTCAACAGCGTGCTCACCTCGCTGCACCTCACGAGCGACTACCACGTGCTGCTGGGGCAGGACCGCCTGCTCACCATCGCCCTCATCGAGCTCGTGCAGGTCTGGCAGATCACGCCGCTCTCGGCCCTGCTGGTCCTCGCGGCGCTGCAGCTCATCCCCGGCGAGCTCTACGAGGCCGCCGAGATCGACGGGGCGTCGCCCTGGAAGTCCTTCCTCCGCATCACCCTGCCGCTCGCCCGGCCCGGGGTCGCGGTGGCGATGGTGCAGGCGGTGATCGCGACGCTCAACGTCTTCGACCAGCCGTACGTGCTCAACGGCGCCGCCTCGACGGGCGCGTCGCTGACCATGCAGACCTACTTCATCAGCTTCGAGAACCTCGACTTCGGCACGGGCTACGCCCTCAGCCTGCTCATCACGCTGGTGACGCTGCTGTTCTCCGTCCTCGTCGTGCGGTTCGTCTACCGGAGGGTCGAGCTGTGA
- a CDS encoding extracellular solute-binding protein: MAQRRSPRYAGAAGAALLLTVAACGGGGGSSSASTATKDVTITVVLAVDPPPKATLDAFTAQTGIKVKWANIDWDSLQTKISAAATAHTYFADATDVDWSRVGQLGKLGWFLPMEKYLDTKGMAADVPQLASFTEGGHVVGIPYDASFMVTTVNTELLKKAGVTSTPTTIGQFTAAMEQAKAKGVVQYPLNIPFAAAEGLSTYWYQTTGAFGGAILDAQGKPQFTDPSSAGYKAAQWMVDALKKGLVPPGNINVLDSQSQQTLMAKGQVVSTFSDYSGNVGSLYDLPASSSVVKKVTYIPTPGATGVGPNLSNPDGIGIPKQAKYPAAAAKFISWFTDPANQVDFSGANGPDKALSGYAMPSHLSAVQRITAKGTLIGGDVLSTLLKDSKPVFPGGAPAWYPEFSNAVYTNLHDAATGSKSVAEAIKAIAALATARAGGS; encoded by the coding sequence ATGGCCCAGAGGCGCAGTCCGAGGTACGCCGGCGCGGCGGGAGCCGCCCTCCTCCTGACCGTGGCGGCCTGCGGAGGGGGAGGCGGCAGCTCCTCGGCCTCGACCGCCACCAAGGACGTGACGATCACGGTCGTCCTCGCCGTCGACCCGCCGCCCAAGGCGACCCTCGACGCGTTCACGGCGCAGACCGGCATCAAGGTCAAGTGGGCCAACATCGACTGGGACAGCCTGCAGACGAAGATCTCGGCCGCCGCGACAGCCCACACGTACTTCGCGGACGCGACAGACGTCGACTGGTCGCGCGTCGGGCAGCTGGGCAAGCTCGGCTGGTTCCTCCCGATGGAGAAGTACCTCGACACCAAGGGGATGGCCGCGGACGTCCCGCAGCTCGCGTCGTTCACCGAGGGCGGGCACGTCGTCGGCATCCCGTACGACGCGTCCTTCATGGTGACGACGGTGAACACCGAGCTGCTGAAGAAGGCCGGGGTCACGAGCACGCCGACCACGATCGGCCAGTTCACCGCCGCGATGGAGCAGGCGAAGGCGAAGGGCGTCGTGCAGTACCCGCTCAACATCCCCTTCGCCGCGGCCGAGGGACTGTCGACGTACTGGTACCAGACCACCGGCGCCTTCGGCGGCGCGATCCTCGACGCGCAGGGCAAGCCGCAGTTCACCGACCCCTCGTCCGCCGGCTACAAGGCCGCCCAGTGGATGGTCGACGCGCTGAAGAAGGGGCTGGTGCCGCCCGGGAACATCAACGTCCTCGACAGCCAGAGCCAGCAGACGCTCATGGCCAAGGGCCAGGTGGTGAGCACCTTCTCCGACTACTCCGGCAACGTCGGCAGCCTCTACGACCTCCCGGCGTCCTCGTCCGTGGTCAAGAAGGTGACCTACATCCCCACGCCCGGCGCGACCGGCGTCGGCCCGAACCTCAGCAACCCCGACGGCATCGGCATCCCCAAGCAGGCGAAGTACCCCGCGGCCGCGGCGAAGTTCATCTCGTGGTTCACCGACCCCGCGAACCAGGTCGACTTCTCCGGCGCCAACGGGCCGGACAAGGCGCTCTCCGGCTACGCGATGCCCTCCCACCTGAGCGCGGTGCAGCGGATCACCGCGAAGGGCACGCTCATCGGCGGCGACGTGCTCAGCACCCTGCTGAAGGACTCGAAGCCGGTCTTCCCGGGCGGCGCCCCCGCGTGGTACCCGGAGTTCTCCAACGCGGTCTACACCAACCTCCATGACGCGGCGACCGGGTCGAAGTCCGTGGCCGAGGCGATCAAGGCGATCGCCGCCCTCGCCACGGCGCGGGCAGGCGGCTCGTGA